The Vigna unguiculata cultivar IT97K-499-35 chromosome 1, ASM411807v1, whole genome shotgun sequence nucleotide sequence AAATTCGGACCCAACACAACTAATCTAGCACAATCCAAAATTTagcttttcaaatttataaccGACCATTTAATCATTTGGGTTCATCAGATTTGGGTATCTTCGGATATAGTTCACTGCATATGGATTCGGGTTATCCAAATACATCCACTTCTCGCACAACCACCGTCATAGCCAACCATATCTATGAGCTTAGCCACcaagtaaatttcatttaatatcgacaacactaaattaatttaattaaaattcaattgaaattaataataaattagcgTCTGCTAACTACTCATATTCGACCTTCAcgctaaaaaatagttttagatttttttgtCTATGCAAGGTAAATATGATCTTATTAAATACTTAACGTTGATTATCACTTGTTAGACTCACTATaatactaaatatatatttattgtaatgcttgttttttaaaaaaaattcttttatcaGTCTACAACAGTAAAatgtttacaaattaaaaacatgatgataaaatgtgtaaaaaatttgaaattttgatggtaaaataaaaaattggatagtaaagtttaaaaataaaaaaataaaaaatgcaatatTTGTagcaaataataaagtgatacTATTCTCCCTCTACGTGcttttatttttgtagtatAAATTCGTTTAGACTAAATTTGTTTATAGTGTGACTAAAATTTGTTGTGATTAATTATAGCTGTACTAAATTACGAAGAAGACATTGCTATGTACACTGTTAAAGCAGCAAATGATCCAAGAACACGCAACAGAGTGGTTATTTATCGTCCTCCAAAGAATATCATATCACAGAATGAGCTCATATCACTGTGGGAGAAAAAATGTGGTCACACTTTTACCAACACTTTTATTCTGGAAGAAGAACTCGTGAAACAATCACAGAGTAAGAAAGTTTATTATTAGTTGCATTAGTTAAAAATACCAGTACATAATAAGGACTTTTAATTCtgattgtttttgttattctgTCTCGATTTTATAACCAAAGCATATTGGGACGAGATCAAAAAGAGTGTCTTTTGGtctcggttatcacccgagaCTATAGAGGCGCTACATAAAGATAAAAACCTATCAACccattattttaaagttttagattaaaaataatatcaatgcCTTATGTACTTGTGAAAGTGATGTCAATATCCCAGTAAACCTCCTTTCTCGAAAAACCCAACACATTTTAGTGTTAGTGATTGCTAGTGGTATTTGTTAATGGTAAATTAAGTTTTTGCATGATGTGCTTGCAGCTTTACCTCCTCCACAGAGTATTCCAGTTTCAATCCTTCACAGTGTATTTGTTAGAGGGGACATGATGAAGTTTGAGATTGGAGAAGATGATCTTGAAGCTTCAGAGTTATATCCTGATTATAACTATACCTCCATTGATGAGCTTcttgatatttttcttcttcatccttTGCCTCCTGCATCTGCTGCTTTTGGATGAACTTCCAAGTTTGCCTTATATGAATCTTTATAGTACTGTGGAGTAGGTTTggagttaaaatattttttttgaattttaattgaatcatgtaaactttttttattgtttactttttttatttgtactCAAAAAGACTCAGAATTTTGCAATAATGTTGGTGATGAAACATAATTTACATTAcagaaaaattaagttttttctatcaaaaatcatattttgaatctcacaatatattttttatattgtattttctAATGTAACTTAATACGAAACATTGATTaatgcattattttttttttaaggaattaaTGTACAATACTAAATCATACAGAGagtataaaataagaattaaattgtgaaagttaaaatattattttcttttttctattttaaagtcgtatatgttttctttataaatgttaaaaaaaaacatatatatatatatatatatatatatatatatattataaaatatctttaaagaTAATTGAATGATTATTATGACATTAAAAGAGTTTGGTTTCATATATGTCATGTTGATttagttatgaaaaataaaagtagttACTTGGGATTATTGGAGTATTGAGTTTTGAAACccatgaattttattattaatttgattatgtaaattaaaatgtcATCTGGTGAGAAACCCCATCGAGATTCTTACATAAAAGTATGCACAAGGAAccattactatatatatatatatatatatatatatatatatatatatatatatatatatatatattgatgatAAGGTTTAATTATGAGTTAGATTTTAATTTCCGGTATgacttgttatatatatatatatatatatatatatatatatatatatatatatatatatatatatatatatatatatatatatatatatatatatatatatccttgaaaaaatgtcaatttttaaGAATGAGACATGTGagattattaataataaaatgtattgatcTATTATTGATTTTGTGTAAATACGGTTTATTTTATGATAGCTTATGATATTTCTTTTGTGTCTTATTTGGACAATGATAATCATATTTAGTGTTAAACATAGATTTAATTGTTCGACCAAGAATTGCATAagagatttatttatttgttttgatatatgtgcatattattttaatatgttatataaAGTCTATTgttttttagtatatatatatatatatatatatatatatatatatatatatatatatggaaaataatataatataataatgatatatatcttttaaaatatgataaatatataatgtgAATCTAAACTATGTATTTAACATTgtcaaatttatcataaaaaaaaagtattgatttataaattagatattttattcataaagatcattaaattcctaaaatataattataaatacgaATACgcataaataacaaattaaatataaaatataaaaattttgttttcttaaagaactttgtatatattttttagaaaagatTAAAGCATCTCAAacatactttattattattatattttttaccaatacaaaaaaaaatcgatCAAATATCGATACATAATACATGTCAATGCCATTGTAACCTAAAATCTTATTCTTAAAGATTGATTTGTGTAGTTTATGTGGAACTTTAAATAAGTTCATCCAAAAGAAGTAGAGGCAGGAAGTGGAGGATGAACAAGAAATATATCAAGAACTTCATCAATGGAGGTATAATTATAATCAGGATATAGCAATGAAGCTTCAAGATCATCTTCTCCGATGTCGAAGCTCGTAAGGTCCCCTCTCACAAATACACTATGAATGATGGAAACTGGAATATTCTCGGGAAAAGGCAAGGCTGCAACATCAAtcatatatagaaaaaaaaacttccaCTACAAAAGATATACCAAACCACTCAAATTTAACatcaaaaattttattcaatttaatatttaaaaataaaaacatggaCATGATCgaaacataaaaatacaaaaagtaaaCTTCTCCTTTTCGGATTGGTGTTTATGTCCTTTACATTGTATTGTATTTATATCATAGTCATTCATAGCTTTACATGACTACATAGATTAGAAAGTACTTGTCTGACTTGAAGCATGTAAGGAATATGTGGAGGGGGGAACTCATTTTAATACCTATAGTTCAGgttttctgttttgtttgtAGGTGTAGTTACATATGAATGATGAATTGAAAGATGGAAGAAATAAAAGTTGTTCACTATTGCAATAAGACCACGAAGATACGAGTGTGTTAGGTAAACAAATGCAGGATTTTTAGAGGAAGGGACCATGTAATACTAAAGCTTCAATAGCATCTGATGTTTGAATTTCATATGGAAGGTTACATGAAGTAACCTTCCCTTCCTACGAGACAGGGGACATATTGAAATATTGATTAAAGGACGTGGGAAGTCTGATTttgaatataatgaaaattatattgttGTTTGGAAACATAGGTGTGAATAGTTTTATGGTGTGTTCACACATTGGCCCTTTGATGTGTGAATCATATAGTAGCATCCAGAGTTTCTGTTGTATTTTGCCTCTATGATATTGTTGATTGTGTTCATTGGCTTGTGTGAGaagttttttgttttgatgAGGCTACGAAATCAAGCTTTTGCTTCAATATGTATAGGTTGTACATCTCTTTGTATACGGGTTACAACACCCCGAAGTGTtttccttaattattttattctttgttgataaaaaaaaaaatatttttgtcatatattcataataattgaaatataattactttaaatttctATATGAAATTTAACttgataaaatatgttttagggtattcacaatttttttcgAATTAAATATGTATGTAATATCTAAACTTTGATGCAGAATTGAAATTCGTCTATATCCCgaaatttgatacattttaatttttaagttttaaacaataaataaaataattcttttaatccaattatattaatttttgtttacgTACCAAATGAGTTTGTTTGTTGACATTGAAGTAGAAAcatgtcaaacagtataaacaacttaaatgttAACATGAAACACGTATGAAACatagaaaaaaacataattagatTGAAAGaattatatccattcatttttagaatttgaaactaaaatatatttcaaaaaacaacgaattctaattttatgtGAGAGTGAaggactaaaatatatttatttatttttagtaaaaaacgGTGTTATAGTCAAacaaaaagcaaataaaaatatttgtataaattttataaaatataatatttgatatagGTGAACAAAATAAATTGTCTTACTTTGTGAGAGTTTGACAATTTGTTCCTCGGAAACGAAAGTGTTGGTAAAAGTTTGACCAGACTTTTGATGCCACAATGATATCAACTTATTCTGTGTTATGATGTTCTTCAAAGGTCGACAAGAAACCACACGATTGCATGTTCTTGGATCATTTGCTGCTTTAACGATGTACATAGCCACGTCTTCTTCATAATTTAGTACAACTGGTATCAAACAAATCATATATATCAgatttttcattcaaataatGATGAAGACTAAAGTTTTTTAAGTTTACTATTTTTGAaaactgtttttatttatatattaaaaagtacatatgtaattaaagtaattaagaaattaataatttattataattaataattaaaatttaatttataaaaaacaattatttaaattaaaaatatgattacattattatatcatttaaataataaaataataatttttaacttatttttcattttcatttttaattttaaaagaatatcaCGTTAGAATGTGCTAATggaataaaaatacaattttgatCTAAGTCTATTTTACCATCCTAAGAACTATGGATAAAATATtacagttttattttaattgaaaaagtatATATACAGATTTACCAAAACAATCCTATTGAAAAGTAATAActacaataaaaaatttcataaagaaatttaaatacttttatagatctttttatattatttattttagtcatCTATTGAATGTCAGATTTTTCACTGAATGCCTAAATTAGATCTTTTGTATATAAAACCTTTCATCGAATAAAAagacatattttatattattatttcacttcattttattttacttaaaagtGCCACAGGTTAAAATTATAGTTGTTcccagataaaaaaaaaagacttatattttgttacttgagagatttacattttaaatattaaaactcaattgaataaaaataaaattatttgttaaatctaaaatcaaatgagaaaaatgtattaaattacCTTTGGCTTCACCAGTTCCATAAACAACAATATCTTTGAGTTTCTGATGTGGACGAAGcaaatagtttataaaatatgcAGCAAAACAGTTTGCATTGATAGAAGTATAAGGGATTCCAGCAGCTTCAATTTTCTCtctgatttttcttttctcatcaaGAACAGCTTGGAATGGAGGAAGagcttttattttctcttcttctgAACCAAAACCTGTTGGAATGAATCTCTGCAACACATTCATTCACAtcaaattaatgaaatattggttagataagtttttctttttctaaacaaaattagGTTTAGAAGTTACATACttagttttaaaatagatattaatatttattaattttttaataaaataatatccacattttattatatttttaaaaaccttCACCTTTCTTGTAGTTTtagtaaaatgatatttattcttttatatttttaataaaatctcaCCTACCGTCtctattttaataatgaatcattaaaatttaattaaaaatgagaattaaACCTAAAGTTTTAGAACAAGTAACTACTCGAAATTCTTATAtttcatgatatttttttt carries:
- the LOC114163344 gene encoding isoeugenol synthase 1-like isoform X2; translation: MERKNRIVVFGGIGYIGKHLVKASLSLGHPTFVYTRPLTSQTPPSKIQLCKDFTSMGVTLFQGELEHEQILAVVKEVDIVICALPFPQAMEQLKIIEAIKVAGNIKRFIPTGFGSEEEKIKALPPFQAVLDEKRKIREKIEAAGIPYTSINANCFAAYFINYLLRPHQKLKDIVVYGTGEAKVVLNYEEDVAMYIVKAANDPRTCNRVVSCRPLKNIITQNKLISLWHQKSGQTFTNTFVSEEQIVKLSQISIIHSVFVRGDLTSFDIGEDDLEASLLYPDYNYTSIDEVLDIFLVHPPLPASTSFG
- the LOC114163344 gene encoding isoeugenol synthase 1-like isoform X1; translation: MERKNRIVVFGGIGYIGKHLVKASLSLGHPTFVYTRPLTSQTPPSKIQLCKDFTSMGVTLFQGELEHEQILAVVKEVDIVICALPFPQAMEQLKIIEAIKVAGNIKRFIPTGFGSEEEKIKALPPFQAVLDEKRKIREKIEAAGIPYTSINANCFAAYFINYLLRPHQKLKDIVVYGTGEAKVVLNYEEDVAMYIVKAANDPRTCNRVVSCRPLKNIITQNKLISLWHQKSGQTFTNTFVSEEQIVKLSQTLPFPENIPVSIIHSVFVRGDLTSFDIGEDDLEASLLYPDYNYTSIDEVLDIFLVHPPLPASTSFG